From Roseisolibacter agri, a single genomic window includes:
- the rimI gene encoding ribosomal protein S18-alanine N-acetyltransferase: MRDLAARDASAPTVRLRRATLADVDAIAAIERLAFSDPWSRDSFATLARNGDVFFLVADAGSAPGASAPVGYLVAWYVLDEGEVANIAVAPSARGTGVGARLLDAALAEGRRRGVGHMFLEVRESNAVARRLYASRGFIELGRRKRYYREPVEDALVLRCELAAPRGQDTAGGVERTRRA; the protein is encoded by the coding sequence ATGCGCGACCTCGCCGCGCGCGACGCGTCGGCGCCGACGGTCCGCCTGCGGCGCGCGACCCTGGCCGACGTGGACGCGATCGCCGCGATCGAGCGGCTCGCGTTCAGCGATCCGTGGTCGCGCGACTCGTTCGCGACGCTGGCGCGGAACGGGGACGTCTTCTTCCTCGTCGCGGATGCGGGCAGCGCGCCCGGCGCGAGCGCGCCCGTGGGCTACCTGGTCGCATGGTACGTGCTGGACGAGGGCGAGGTGGCGAACATCGCGGTCGCGCCGTCGGCGCGCGGCACGGGCGTCGGCGCGCGCCTCCTGGACGCCGCGCTGGCCGAGGGACGCCGGCGCGGCGTCGGGCACATGTTCCTGGAGGTGCGCGAGTCGAACGCGGTCGCGCGGCGGCTCTACGCGTCGCGCGGCTTCATCGAGCTCGGGCGGCGGAAGCGATACTACCGCGAGCCCGTGGAGGACGCGCTGGTGCTGCGCTGCGAGCTGGCGGCGCCGCGCGGGCAGGACACGGCCGGGGGCGTCGAACGGACCCGGCGTGCGTAG
- a CDS encoding TonB family protein codes for MTRATGGAAAGGEPAVVGRYVPRPSARARAKSTRLGGPIAFSAVVHAAVIAALVIVRPAPLPPLPPVYRVDLVAAPPGPRAEGIVPPTPAPPTPPAPEPPAPKPAPPRAAEPTPKEMPAPKATPEPSRKPPPARATPNPAPAKPAPAKPDAAKPTTPAKPATPPRAGGGPEGGRGTDVANVSIRGLEFPFPGYLQNIVRQVALRFTPPGGGGALTADLAFLIHRDGSVSNVRIVRRSGNYAFDLEAQGAIEAVGAAKAFGPLPEGFRDDVLPVTFSFDPRVIR; via the coding sequence GTGACACGGGCGACCGGCGGCGCGGCCGCCGGCGGCGAGCCGGCGGTGGTGGGGCGCTACGTGCCGCGCCCGTCGGCGCGCGCGCGCGCCAAGTCGACGCGGCTGGGCGGCCCGATCGCCTTCTCGGCGGTGGTGCACGCGGCGGTCATCGCGGCGCTGGTGATCGTGCGCCCGGCGCCGCTGCCGCCGCTGCCGCCCGTGTATCGCGTGGACCTGGTGGCGGCGCCGCCGGGCCCGCGCGCGGAGGGGATCGTCCCGCCGACGCCCGCGCCGCCGACGCCGCCCGCGCCCGAGCCGCCGGCCCCGAAGCCCGCGCCCCCGCGCGCCGCCGAGCCGACGCCGAAGGAGATGCCCGCGCCCAAGGCCACGCCCGAGCCGAGCCGGAAGCCGCCGCCGGCGCGCGCGACGCCGAACCCGGCGCCGGCCAAGCCCGCGCCCGCGAAGCCCGACGCGGCGAAGCCGACGACGCCCGCGAAGCCGGCCACGCCGCCACGCGCGGGCGGTGGCCCCGAGGGCGGGCGCGGCACGGACGTCGCGAACGTCAGCATCCGCGGGCTCGAATTCCCGTTCCCTGGGTACCTGCAGAACATCGTCCGGCAGGTGGCGCTGCGGTTCACGCCGCCCGGCGGCGGCGGCGCGCTGACCGCGGACCTCGCGTTCCTCATCCATCGCGACGGGTCCGTGTCCAACGTCCGCATCGTGCGGCGGTCGGGGAACTACGCCTTCGACCTCGAGGCGCAGGGCGCGATCGAGGCGGTGGGCGCGGCGAAGGCGTTCGGGCCGCTGCCCGAGGGTTTCCGCGACGACGTGCTGCCCGTGACCTTCAGCTTCGACCCGCGCGTCATCCGCTGA
- a CDS encoding single-stranded DNA-binding protein, producing MSRSLNKVTLIGNLGSDPEVRATPGGNRVAQFSLATSRTWNDQSGTKQEKTEWHRCVVWNTKGSQLADIVERYVKKGDKIYVEGRIEYRQWQDKDGQTRYSTEINVRELILLGGRREGGDMDGGESYSAPRRQAAPAPQRAATGNARPAAAGAGAGGAAGNDDFEDFPGALEDEDDDLPF from the coding sequence GTGAGCAGAAGCTTGAACAAGGTGACGTTGATCGGAAACCTCGGCAGCGATCCTGAGGTGCGTGCCACGCCCGGCGGGAACCGCGTGGCCCAGTTCTCCCTTGCCACCAGCCGCACCTGGAACGACCAGAGCGGCACGAAGCAGGAGAAGACGGAGTGGCACCGCTGCGTCGTCTGGAACACGAAGGGCTCGCAGCTGGCCGACATCGTCGAGCGCTACGTGAAGAAGGGCGACAAGATCTACGTCGAGGGGCGCATCGAGTACCGCCAGTGGCAGGACAAGGACGGCCAGACGCGCTACTCCACCGAGATCAACGTGCGTGAGCTGATCCTCCTCGGCGGGCGCCGTGAAGGGGGGGACATGGACGGCGGCGAGAGCTACTCGGCGCCGCGCCGCCAGGCCGCGCCCGCGCCGCAGCGTGCCGCCACGGGCAACGCGCGTCCGGCCGCCGCGGGCGCCGGCGCCGGAGGCGCAGCGGGGAACGACGACTTCGAGGACTTCCCGGGCGCGCTCGAGGACGAGGACGACGACCTGCCGTTCTGA
- a CDS encoding NAD-dependent epimerase/dehydratase family protein, with protein sequence MAKKALVTGGAGFIGSHVADLFVAEGYAVTVVDNLSSGRRENLNPAVTFVEGDIGASETAALVRTGGFDVVCHLAAQIDVRKSVTDPRFDATQNVLGSLNVLEAARQAKAEGGRAPRVVFASTGGALYGDFVQPPARETDPKDPESPYGIAKLSVEYYMAYYARQHGMECVALRFANVYGPRQDPHGEAGVVAIFCNRILDGRAMTTFGTGEQTRDYVFVKDVARANFLAATTALPPVGPLDARAFNVGTGIETSVNRLAELLQQAANSHTPVERAPARAGELQRSALVVDKAREQLGWTPQVSLADGLAETYRFFAERRVRSAGATA encoded by the coding sequence ATGGCCAAGAAGGCGCTCGTCACCGGCGGAGCCGGGTTCATCGGCTCGCACGTCGCCGACCTGTTCGTCGCCGAAGGGTACGCCGTCACCGTCGTCGACAACCTGTCGAGCGGGCGGCGCGAGAACCTGAACCCCGCGGTGACGTTCGTGGAGGGCGACATCGGCGCCTCCGAGACGGCGGCGCTGGTGCGCACGGGCGGCTTCGACGTCGTGTGCCACCTCGCCGCGCAGATCGACGTGCGCAAGAGCGTCACCGATCCGCGCTTCGACGCGACGCAGAACGTCCTCGGCTCCCTCAACGTGCTGGAGGCGGCGCGGCAGGCGAAGGCGGAGGGCGGCCGCGCGCCGCGCGTCGTGTTCGCGAGCACCGGCGGCGCGCTGTACGGCGACTTCGTGCAGCCGCCCGCACGCGAGACGGATCCCAAGGATCCCGAGTCGCCGTACGGCATCGCGAAGCTGAGCGTCGAGTACTACATGGCGTACTACGCGCGCCAGCACGGCATGGAGTGCGTCGCGCTGCGCTTCGCCAACGTCTATGGCCCGCGACAGGACCCGCACGGCGAGGCCGGCGTGGTGGCGATCTTCTGCAACCGCATCCTCGACGGCCGCGCGATGACGACGTTCGGCACCGGCGAGCAGACGCGCGACTACGTGTTCGTGAAGGACGTCGCGCGCGCGAACTTCCTCGCCGCGACCACCGCGCTGCCCCCCGTCGGCCCGCTGGACGCGCGCGCGTTCAACGTCGGCACGGGCATCGAGACGAGCGTCAACCGCCTGGCCGAGCTGCTGCAGCAGGCGGCGAACAGCCACACGCCCGTCGAGCGCGCGCCCGCGCGCGCCGGTGAGCTGCAGCGCAGTGCGCTCGTGGTCGACAAGGCCCGCGAGCAGCTCGGGTGGACGCCGCAGGTCTCGCTCGCCGACGGCCTCGCCGAGACGTACCGCTTCTTCGCCGAGCGTCGCGTGCGTTCCGCGGGAGCGACGGCGTGA
- the tsaB gene encoding tRNA (adenosine(37)-N6)-threonylcarbamoyltransferase complex dimerization subunit type 1 TsaB, which produces MSRSNRPDDAILALDASTAAASVAVLRAGVVVAERTAAMRGADEERLMPAVAAALDDAGVPAGALAAIVCGGGPGSFTSLRIAGAIAKGLATVWDCALVAAPSLALAAASTAPHDGRWLVTLDAMRGERYAALVTLEASGHAPRVVGYDFLGVHGGDAVDGLVATHHARGVLDANAATATARGVAGFALALDERRVGDAAALALAPVDLALWEPDYGRKAEAQVKWEAQHGRALPADAVGALLP; this is translated from the coding sequence ATGTCCCGGTCGAATCGCCCGGACGACGCGATCCTCGCGCTCGACGCGAGCACCGCCGCCGCGAGCGTCGCGGTGCTGCGCGCCGGCGTGGTGGTGGCCGAGCGGACGGCGGCCATGCGTGGCGCCGACGAGGAGCGGCTGATGCCCGCGGTCGCGGCCGCGCTGGACGACGCGGGCGTGCCGGCCGGCGCGTTGGCCGCGATCGTGTGCGGCGGCGGCCCGGGGAGCTTCACCAGCCTGCGCATCGCGGGCGCCATCGCCAAGGGGCTGGCGACGGTGTGGGACTGCGCGCTGGTGGCCGCGCCGTCGCTCGCGCTCGCGGCCGCGTCGACCGCGCCCCACGACGGCCGCTGGCTCGTGACGCTCGACGCGATGCGCGGCGAGCGGTACGCGGCGCTCGTGACGCTGGAGGCGTCGGGGCACGCGCCGCGCGTCGTCGGCTACGACTTCCTCGGTGTGCACGGGGGCGACGCGGTCGACGGACTCGTCGCGACGCATCATGCGCGTGGGGTGCTCGACGCGAACGCGGCGACCGCCACGGCGCGCGGCGTCGCGGGCTTCGCGCTCGCGCTCGACGAGCGCCGCGTGGGCGACGCGGCGGCGCTCGCCCTCGCGCCGGTGGATCTCGCCCTCTGGGAGCCGGACTACGGCCGCAAGGCGGAGGCGCAGGTGAAGTGGGAGGCGCAGCACGGGCGCGCGCTGCCGGCGGACGCCGTGGGCGCGCTGCTGCCGTGA
- a CDS encoding tetratricopeptide repeat protein has protein sequence MRHARRLAVVAALPLTTAACFATRADVRVLQQDIATVRSETARADSARVAQLDRVTSQLGAVNDSLRAMSSRAARFQGDARDALRGLGEQLIQVQELTGQSQRRLQELRASMEQRAETAPPAGGAPVAAVDSTGGPGPNQLYEISLDQFRRGSFATARTGFLDLLRRFPTADVAADAQFYVAESYASERNAAAADSAYQAVVTRYPQSPRAATALYKRARARQAAGRRTEARPLFEELVRRFPRSDEAELAREALRETTRPSGTRDRS, from the coding sequence ATGCGCCACGCGCGCCGACTCGCCGTCGTCGCGGCCCTGCCGCTGACGACGGCCGCCTGCTTCGCCACGCGTGCCGACGTGCGCGTGCTGCAGCAGGACATCGCGACCGTGCGCAGCGAGACGGCGCGGGCGGATTCGGCGCGCGTGGCGCAGCTGGACCGCGTCACGTCGCAGCTCGGCGCGGTGAACGACTCGCTCCGCGCCATGTCGTCGCGTGCCGCCCGCTTCCAGGGCGACGCGCGCGACGCGCTGCGCGGGCTCGGCGAGCAGCTGATCCAGGTGCAGGAGCTCACCGGCCAGAGTCAGCGGCGCCTGCAGGAGCTGCGCGCCTCGATGGAGCAGCGTGCGGAGACGGCGCCACCCGCGGGCGGCGCGCCGGTCGCCGCGGTCGACTCCACTGGCGGCCCGGGGCCGAACCAGCTGTACGAGATCTCGCTCGACCAGTTCCGCCGCGGCAGCTTCGCGACGGCGCGCACGGGGTTCCTCGATCTCCTGCGCCGCTTCCCGACCGCCGACGTCGCGGCCGACGCGCAGTTCTACGTCGCCGAGTCGTACGCGAGCGAGCGCAACGCGGCGGCGGCCGACAGCGCGTACCAGGCCGTGGTGACGCGCTACCCGCAGTCGCCGCGCGCGGCGACCGCGCTCTACAAGCGCGCGCGCGCCCGGCAGGCCGCCGGCCGCCGCACCGAGGCGCGCCCGCTGTTCGAGGAGCTCGTGCGTCGCTTCCCGCGCTCGGACGAGGCGGAGCTGGCGCGCGAGGCCCTGCGCGAGACGACGCGTCCCTCGGGGACGCGCGACCGATCCTGA
- a CDS encoding methyl-accepting chemotaxis protein — protein sequence MTAAALVTLVATVATRTAAQSERQATANVQAIAEQYAEKLGKELGTAMTTARILGQSLEASRAAGAASRATADSTIHRMLASNPSILGLWTGWEPNAFDGRDSSFAGTPTSDATGRYVPYFNRGSGGIVREALVDYDKAGAGDYYQVPKNTGKEAVVEPYVYAVAGTPTLITSLAVPVKVDGRIAGVAGVDIALAEVQRTVAAIHPFEQGRAALVSGGGKLLAHRDTALLGKDVTSAFSDSATLAAARDGRLHVGTATDPSGEPIVQVAVPISVAPDAAPWSLVLTVPRAAILREATALRDLIILLGGATLLLLAGVVTYLVRKVTRPLVALAATAERVRTEAIAGLGATGAAMARGDLSQPAVVDIAALSVDSEDEVGVLTRAINGIVAQTAETTTAFAAAAAAVRGVADETRALIEAAQRGDLARRGDEARFEGAYRELVGGVNALLAAVVTPIGEASAVLERVARRDVAARMTGRYDGDFASIQRALNTATENLDAALSEVRTSAEQVAAAGGQIASGSQALASGASEQAASLEEVAASLQEVAAMARTSADNAVQARAMAAQARESAQTGVARMERLTGAMDEIKHASGETAKIIRTIEEIAFQTNLLALNAAVEAARAGDVGRGFAVVAEEVRALALRSAEAAKSTATLIAQGVQSAERGVALNADVLESLQAIHTQIDGVSAMVGEISAASEQQADGVEQLNHAVDQMNGVTQQVAASAEESASGAEELAGQAATLHSVVAQFQLTEQARVARGPARASRGRGMAAAR from the coding sequence GTGACCGCAGCCGCCCTGGTGACGCTCGTCGCCACCGTCGCCACGCGCACCGCCGCGCAGAGCGAGCGGCAGGCGACGGCCAACGTGCAGGCGATCGCGGAGCAGTACGCGGAGAAGCTCGGCAAGGAGCTCGGCACGGCGATGACGACCGCGCGCATCCTCGGGCAGTCGCTCGAGGCGTCGCGGGCCGCTGGCGCGGCGAGCCGTGCGACCGCCGACTCGACGATCCATCGCATGCTCGCGAGCAACCCGTCGATCCTCGGCCTGTGGACGGGCTGGGAGCCGAACGCGTTCGACGGGCGCGACTCGTCGTTCGCGGGCACGCCGACGAGCGACGCGACGGGGCGTTACGTCCCGTACTTCAACCGCGGGTCGGGCGGCATCGTGCGCGAGGCGCTCGTCGACTACGACAAGGCGGGCGCGGGCGACTACTACCAGGTGCCGAAGAACACCGGGAAGGAGGCGGTCGTCGAGCCGTACGTGTACGCGGTCGCCGGGACGCCGACGCTGATCACGAGCCTCGCGGTTCCCGTCAAGGTGGACGGGCGCATCGCGGGCGTCGCCGGCGTCGACATCGCGCTCGCCGAGGTGCAGCGCACGGTGGCCGCGATCCATCCGTTCGAACAGGGGCGCGCCGCGCTCGTCTCGGGGGGCGGCAAGCTGCTCGCGCACCGCGACACCGCGCTGCTCGGCAAGGACGTGACGTCGGCGTTCTCCGACAGCGCGACGCTCGCGGCGGCGCGCGACGGCCGCCTGCACGTGGGCACCGCGACCGATCCCTCGGGCGAGCCGATCGTGCAGGTGGCGGTGCCCATCAGCGTGGCGCCGGACGCCGCGCCGTGGTCGCTCGTGCTCACGGTCCCGCGCGCTGCCATCCTGCGCGAGGCGACCGCGCTGCGCGACCTCATCATCCTGCTCGGCGGCGCCACGCTGCTGCTGCTCGCCGGCGTCGTGACGTACCTCGTGCGCAAGGTGACGCGCCCGCTCGTGGCGCTGGCGGCGACGGCCGAGCGCGTGCGCACCGAGGCGATCGCGGGCCTCGGCGCGACGGGCGCGGCGATGGCGCGCGGCGACCTCTCGCAGCCTGCGGTCGTAGACATCGCGGCGCTGTCGGTCGACTCGGAGGACGAGGTGGGCGTGCTGACGCGGGCGATCAACGGCATCGTCGCGCAGACGGCCGAGACGACGACGGCGTTCGCGGCCGCGGCGGCGGCGGTGCGCGGCGTGGCCGACGAGACGCGCGCGCTGATCGAGGCCGCGCAGCGCGGCGACCTCGCGCGCCGTGGCGACGAGGCGCGCTTCGAGGGCGCGTATCGGGAGCTGGTCGGTGGCGTCAACGCGCTGCTGGCGGCCGTCGTGACGCCCATCGGCGAGGCGAGCGCGGTGCTGGAGCGCGTCGCGCGGCGCGACGTCGCGGCGCGCATGACGGGACGCTACGACGGCGACTTCGCGAGCATCCAGCGCGCGCTCAACACGGCCACGGAGAACCTCGACGCGGCGCTCTCCGAAGTGCGCACGTCCGCCGAGCAGGTGGCGGCGGCGGGCGGGCAGATCGCGTCGGGCAGCCAGGCGCTCGCGTCCGGCGCGTCGGAGCAGGCGGCCAGCCTGGAGGAGGTCGCGGCGAGCCTGCAGGAGGTGGCGGCGATGGCGCGCACGAGCGCCGACAACGCGGTGCAGGCGCGCGCGATGGCGGCGCAGGCGCGCGAGAGCGCGCAGACGGGCGTCGCGCGCATGGAGCGGCTCACCGGCGCGATGGACGAGATCAAGCACGCCAGCGGCGAGACCGCGAAGATCATCCGCACGATCGAGGAGATCGCGTTCCAGACCAACCTGCTCGCGCTCAACGCCGCGGTCGAAGCCGCGCGCGCCGGCGACGTGGGCCGCGGCTTCGCGGTCGTCGCGGAGGAGGTCCGTGCGCTGGCCCTGCGCAGCGCCGAGGCGGCGAAGAGCACCGCGACGCTCATCGCGCAGGGCGTGCAGAGCGCGGAGCGCGGCGTGGCGCTGAACGCGGACGTGCTGGAGAGCCTGCAGGCGATCCACACGCAGATCGACGGCGTCTCGGCGATGGTCGGCGAGATCTCCGCCGCGAGCGAGCAGCAGGCCGACGGCGTCGAGCAGCTGAACCACGCCGTGGACCAGATGAACGGGGTGACGCAGCAGGTCGCGGCGAGCGCTGAGGAGTCGGCGAGCGGCGCGGAGGAGCTGGCGGGGCAGGCCGCGACGCTGCACTCGGTGGTGGCGCAGTTCCAGCTGACCGAGCAGGCTCGCGTCGCGCGTGGGCCCGCCCGCGCATCGCGCGGTCGCGGTATGGCCGCGGCGCGCTGA
- a CDS encoding OmpA family protein — protein MPIARRAQFARATVLFTIAGLTLAACRKKPAAAPAPAPTTRVNQDSIDAARRAQEERDRAARDAAARDSAARAQARLDSIVNAARATLNAPVYFDYDAADLRDDARGVLEAKLPILTANSGLRIRIAGHTDSRGSDEYNLALGQRRASAVKDWLTGRGIDGGRIEIVSFGEERPGCTEEAESCWSQNRRAEFEVTAGGERLTVPGGAQ, from the coding sequence ATGCCCATCGCTCGTCGCGCCCAGTTCGCCCGTGCCACCGTCCTGTTCACCATCGCCGGGCTGACGCTCGCGGCGTGCCGCAAGAAGCCGGCGGCCGCCCCCGCGCCCGCGCCGACGACGCGTGTGAACCAGGACAGCATCGACGCCGCCCGCCGGGCGCAGGAGGAGCGTGACCGCGCCGCCCGCGACGCCGCCGCGCGCGACTCGGCCGCCCGCGCCCAGGCCCGCCTCGACAGCATCGTGAACGCGGCGCGCGCGACGCTCAACGCTCCGGTGTACTTCGACTACGACGCGGCCGACCTGCGCGACGACGCGCGCGGCGTGCTCGAGGCCAAGCTGCCGATCCTGACGGCGAACTCGGGTCTCCGCATCCGCATCGCCGGTCACACCGACAGCCGCGGCTCCGACGAGTACAACCTCGCGCTCGGCCAGCGCCGCGCGTCGGCGGTGAAGGACTGGCTGACGGGCCGCGGCATCGACGGCGGTCGCATCGAGATCGTCAGCTTCGGCGAGGAGCGCCCGGGCTGCACCGAGGAGGCCGAGTCGTGCTGGTCGCAGAACCGTCGCGCCGAGTTCGAGGTGACGGCGGGCGGCGAGCGCCTCACGGTTCCGGGCGGGGCCCAGTGA
- a CDS encoding TorF family putative porin: MRPRPTVFLRAPFALGILAGVLPAVSHAQSVLNADVAVASAYVWRGVTFTNRPVIQPDAYVTLTAGRGTVVAGAALNVEPRAYDGARDISVLGAESGTLVTATSLWTEYARPVGIASATLGVAGYVYPHANGIAAAYNTAELYAKLAFGGALAPSLAAYHDVGQVRGTYVEGALRHVVPAGERLSIALGSVVGVNLGQGPDAAGTQTAYFAARGLTHVDLSAAATWTTGATTITPSVHAMLVRDAATRLTAPGEQHRSKLTAGIALGWARTLHR, encoded by the coding sequence GTGCGTCCTCGTCCGACCGTGTTCCTGCGCGCGCCGTTCGCCCTCGGCATCCTCGCGGGCGTGTTGCCCGCCGTGTCCCACGCGCAGTCGGTGCTGAACGCCGACGTCGCCGTCGCCAGCGCCTACGTCTGGCGCGGCGTGACGTTCACCAATCGTCCCGTCATCCAGCCCGACGCGTACGTCACGTTGACCGCCGGCCGCGGGACGGTCGTCGCGGGCGCCGCGCTCAACGTGGAGCCGCGTGCGTACGATGGCGCGCGCGACATCAGCGTGCTGGGCGCGGAGTCGGGCACGCTCGTGACGGCGACGTCGCTGTGGACCGAGTACGCGCGCCCCGTCGGCATCGCCTCGGCGACGCTCGGCGTCGCGGGCTACGTCTATCCGCACGCCAACGGGATCGCGGCCGCGTACAACACGGCGGAGCTCTATGCGAAGCTCGCCTTCGGCGGCGCGCTCGCGCCGTCGCTCGCCGCGTATCACGACGTCGGCCAGGTGCGCGGCACCTACGTCGAGGGCGCGCTCCGCCACGTCGTGCCCGCCGGCGAGCGTCTCTCGATCGCGCTCGGCAGCGTCGTCGGCGTGAACCTCGGCCAGGGCCCGGACGCGGCCGGCACGCAGACGGCGTACTTCGCGGCGCGCGGCCTGACGCACGTCGACCTGTCGGCGGCGGCGACGTGGACGACGGGCGCGACGACGATCACGCCGTCGGTGCACGCGATGCTCGTGCGCGACGCGGCGACGCGGCTCACCGCGCCCGGCGAGCAGCACCGGAGCAAGCTGACGGCGGGCATCGCGCTCGGGTGGGCGCGTACGCTACACCGGTAG
- the tatC gene encoding twin-arginine translocase subunit TatC → MTSPIKSAAAEMPFLDHLEELRWRLVWSLAAFCVALVVAFAIVSQFDIIKWLEAPVLPFLGGRKLVYTNPADPFGIVLNASFALGLLLASPVIGYQLWAFLSPALYKHEKRIIIPVLAGGVGLFLAGAALAFFVVLPFTLQFLLSFQSSAIEPMLTVSGYFDFAIGMAVAFGIVFELPIVILALTALGILTPAFLNKYRRHAIVLCIVGAAFVTPGADPTSLFALAIPLYFLFELSVVLSTVIYRQRVRREARRAALEEAETAAAMVRPLDADAGPVRLDQGGIA, encoded by the coding sequence ATGACCTCGCCGATCAAGAGCGCCGCGGCCGAGATGCCGTTCCTCGACCACCTCGAGGAGCTGCGGTGGCGCCTCGTGTGGTCGCTCGCGGCGTTCTGCGTCGCGCTCGTGGTCGCGTTCGCGATCGTGTCGCAGTTCGACATCATCAAGTGGCTCGAGGCGCCGGTGCTGCCGTTCCTCGGCGGGCGCAAGCTGGTGTACACGAACCCGGCCGATCCCTTCGGCATCGTCCTGAACGCGTCGTTCGCGCTCGGGCTGCTGCTCGCGTCGCCGGTGATCGGCTACCAGCTGTGGGCGTTCCTCTCGCCGGCGCTCTACAAGCACGAGAAGCGCATCATCATCCCGGTGCTCGCGGGCGGCGTGGGGCTGTTCCTGGCCGGCGCCGCGCTCGCGTTCTTCGTCGTGCTGCCGTTCACGCTGCAGTTCCTGCTCTCGTTCCAGAGCTCGGCGATCGAGCCGATGCTGACGGTGAGCGGGTACTTCGACTTCGCCATCGGGATGGCGGTGGCGTTCGGCATCGTGTTCGAGCTGCCGATCGTGATCCTCGCGCTGACGGCGCTCGGGATCCTCACGCCGGCGTTCCTGAACAAGTACCGCCGGCACGCGATCGTGCTCTGCATCGTCGGCGCGGCCTTCGTGACGCCGGGCGCGGACCCGACCTCGCTGTTCGCGCTGGCGATCCCGCTCTACTTCCTGTTCGAGCTGAGCGTCGTGCTGTCGACGGTGATCTACCGCCAGCGGGTGCGCCGTGAGGCGCGCCGCGCGGCGCTGGAGGAGGCGGAGACGGCCGCGGCGATGGTACGGCCGCTCGACGCGGACGCCGGCCCGGTGCGCCTCGACCAGGGCGGGATCGCGTGA
- a CDS encoding ExbD/TolR family protein produces MSRRRRERFALNAEINVVSLIDVMMLLMVIFMITAPMMQGGVDIALPTAKARPLEAKRSLSVSVTRDGRIFVDETPLSLAEFEGSFRTLAEQKGSAGGVYLRADAGVPYGTVVRVLGVMRASGVGDVGLVAEPEATP; encoded by the coding sequence GTGAGCCGCCGTCGTCGCGAGCGCTTCGCGCTCAACGCCGAGATCAACGTCGTGTCGCTGATCGACGTGATGATGCTGCTGATGGTGATCTTCATGATCACCGCGCCGATGATGCAGGGGGGCGTCGACATCGCGCTTCCCACGGCGAAGGCGCGCCCGCTGGAGGCGAAGCGCAGCCTGTCGGTCTCCGTGACGCGCGACGGCCGCATCTTCGTCGACGAGACGCCGCTGTCGCTCGCGGAGTTCGAGGGGAGCTTCCGCACGCTGGCGGAGCAGAAGGGGAGCGCGGGCGGCGTGTACCTGCGCGCCGATGCGGGCGTGCCGTACGGTACGGTGGTGCGCGTGCTGGGCGTGATGCGCGCGAGCGGGGTGGGCGACGTGGGCCTCGTCGCGGAGCCCGAGGCGACGCCGTGA
- a CDS encoding MotA/TolQ/ExbB proton channel family protein: protein MRTMTTTSLLALASMTASAGAGAQETPALGGGSAAASSGVPSSAYELVVAGSTETKVVLVLLLVLSLVSWGIMLAKFREFGRVEKAGRQFVREFEHAGSLTEAERVAGRASASPFVDVFRRAMLFLSETRPALPGSSDRGARLSASQVEALRLVLDAESDGGSDRLGRFVSWLATIGSVSPLIGLLGTVLGVISAFTGIAQKGSGNIAAVAPGVAEALVATAAALTVAIPAVFGYNALANRLNRIQGELDGFGSELIALLVREDRI from the coding sequence ATGCGCACGATGACGACCACGTCGCTGCTGGCGCTCGCGAGCATGACGGCGAGTGCCGGCGCCGGCGCGCAGGAGACGCCGGCGCTCGGCGGCGGCAGCGCCGCGGCGTCGAGCGGCGTGCCGAGCAGCGCCTACGAGCTGGTGGTCGCCGGCTCCACCGAGACGAAGGTCGTGCTCGTGCTGCTGCTCGTGCTCTCGCTCGTGAGCTGGGGCATCATGCTCGCGAAGTTCCGCGAGTTCGGGCGCGTGGAGAAGGCGGGCCGCCAGTTCGTGCGCGAGTTCGAGCACGCGGGCTCGCTGACCGAGGCCGAGCGCGTCGCGGGCCGCGCGAGCGCGAGCCCGTTCGTCGACGTCTTCCGCCGCGCGATGCTCTTCCTCTCGGAGACCCGGCCCGCGCTGCCGGGCAGCTCGGATCGTGGCGCGCGCCTGAGCGCGTCGCAGGTGGAGGCGCTGCGCCTCGTGCTCGACGCCGAGAGCGACGGTGGCAGCGACCGCCTCGGCCGCTTCGTCTCCTGGCTCGCGACCATCGGCTCGGTGAGCCCGCTCATCGGGCTGCTCGGCACGGTGCTCGGCGTCATCTCGGCGTTCACGGGCATCGCGCAGAAGGGCTCGGGCAACATCGCCGCGGTCGCGCCGGGCGTGGCCGAGGCGCTGGTGGCGACGGCGGCCGCGCTGACGGTGGCCATTCCCGCGGTGTTCGGGTACAACGCCCTGGCGAACCGACTGAACCGCATCCAGGGAGAGCTGGACGGCTTCGGGTCCGAGCTGATCGCGCTGCTCGTGCGCGAGGACCGCATCTGA